A genomic window from Serratia liquefaciens includes:
- a CDS encoding lipopolysaccharide biosynthesis protein: MKHWFSDGAFRSILRNAAYLGSGSVASALLGLLALSCAGKGMSPEMFGVLVVIQAYTKAVSDFIKFQTWQFVVQFGTPALERQNIQRFRDVISFSFGLDIASGTIAVLGGMLLLPFLSHALGLDTESFWLAILYCTLIPSMTSSTPTGILRAFDRFDLIAVQQAIKPFLQAVGSVLSYYFDWGFPGFIVTWYASNLIGGTLFWWFAARELHRRDIHNALKPRLFKTARRIEGAWNFVWTTNFAHTIWATRNSCSTVLVGVVLGPAAAGLFKIAMTFFDATGTPAKLLEKSFYPEIMRLDPRTSKPWMLGLRSALLAGGIGLAVALLVIVVGKPLISFVFGQQYLQAYDLIQIMLGAIIVSMLGFPQESLLFMAGKQRAFLIVQTFSAVAYIALLVGMSHLFGVQGAAFAYLAGQCLDVLLTLIPTIGAYRNRYLLGFNVSRESNQ, encoded by the coding sequence ATGAAGCATTGGTTTTCCGATGGAGCCTTTCGTTCCATCCTACGTAACGCCGCTTATTTAGGTTCCGGCAGTGTCGCCAGCGCCTTGCTCGGGTTGCTTGCGCTTTCTTGCGCCGGTAAAGGTATGTCGCCCGAAATGTTCGGGGTTCTGGTTGTTATTCAAGCCTATACCAAAGCCGTCAGCGACTTTATCAAGTTTCAGACGTGGCAATTCGTTGTTCAATTTGGGACTCCGGCGCTGGAACGCCAAAACATTCAACGCTTTCGTGACGTCATTTCATTTTCGTTCGGTCTGGATATCGCCAGCGGCACCATTGCTGTCCTGGGCGGCATGTTGCTGCTCCCTTTCCTTTCGCATGCCTTAGGGTTGGATACGGAAAGTTTCTGGCTCGCGATCCTTTACTGCACCTTAATTCCATCGATGACGTCATCCACCCCTACGGGAATTTTACGCGCGTTTGACCGCTTCGATCTGATTGCCGTTCAGCAAGCCATCAAGCCCTTCCTGCAGGCCGTCGGCAGCGTCCTGTCCTATTATTTTGATTGGGGATTTCCAGGATTCATCGTCACGTGGTATGCCTCCAACCTGATCGGCGGCACGCTATTTTGGTGGTTCGCCGCGCGTGAACTGCACCGCAGGGATATCCATAACGCATTGAAACCACGGCTATTCAAGACCGCTCGTCGTATCGAAGGCGCCTGGAATTTCGTCTGGACCACCAATTTTGCCCATACTATTTGGGCTACCCGTAACTCGTGCAGCACGGTGTTGGTCGGCGTCGTTTTGGGCCCGGCCGCCGCCGGGCTGTTCAAAATCGCGATGACCTTCTTTGACGCCACGGGGACCCCGGCCAAGCTGCTGGAAAAAAGCTTCTACCCTGAGATCATGCGTCTGGATCCCCGTACCAGCAAACCCTGGATGCTGGGCCTCAGATCGGCGTTGTTGGCTGGCGGCATAGGCCTTGCCGTGGCGTTGCTGGTCATCGTCGTAGGTAAGCCATTAATTTCCTTTGTGTTCGGTCAGCAGTATTTGCAAGCCTATGATTTAATCCAAATCATGCTGGGCGCCATTATCGTTTCCATGCTGGGTTTCCCGCAGGAATCCTTATTGTTCATGGCGGGCAAACAGCGTGCTTTCTTGATTGTGCAGACTTTTTCTGCGGTCGCCTATATAGCGCTGCTGGTGGGCATGTCTCATCTGTTTGGTGTGCAGGGTGCGGCCTTCGCTTATTTGGCAGGCCAATGTTTGGACGTTTTATTGACGCTCATACCGACGATAGGCGCTTACCGTAATCGCTATTTACTGGGATTCAACGTATCCAGAGAGAGTAATCAATGA
- a CDS encoding YtfJ family protein encodes MMLRGLLPLSLLLLPLMASAHNFVQGKPVVSVAIADRGELLLENGTFSYKQWDSAELAGKVRVIQCIAGRTSAKKKNSMLITAVKEANFPNDRFQPTTIVNTDDAIPGSGFFVRGKIEKNKRHYPWAQFIVDSDGLVRQAWQLPEESSTILVLDKQGRVQWAKDGALTPDEVNQVIALLQKLINHDQS; translated from the coding sequence ATGATGCTACGCGGATTACTGCCCTTGTCACTGCTGCTGTTGCCACTGATGGCATCAGCGCATAATTTTGTTCAGGGTAAGCCTGTCGTATCGGTTGCCATCGCCGATCGGGGTGAGTTGCTGCTGGAAAATGGCACTTTCAGCTATAAGCAATGGGACAGTGCAGAACTGGCAGGGAAAGTGCGGGTCATCCAGTGCATCGCCGGTCGCACCTCGGCCAAAAAGAAGAACTCGATGCTGATTACCGCCGTCAAAGAGGCGAACTTTCCAAACGACCGTTTTCAGCCCACCACCATCGTCAATACTGACGATGCGATCCCCGGCAGCGGTTTTTTCGTCCGCGGCAAAATTGAGAAAAACAAAAGGCATTATCCCTGGGCGCAATTTATCGTCGATAGCGACGGGTTGGTGCGTCAAGCCTGGCAACTGCCAGAAGAGAGTTCAACCATTTTGGTGCTGGATAAACAAGGCCGCGTCCAATGGGCAAAAGACGGTGCTCTGACCCCTGATGAGGTTAACCAGGTCATCGCCCTGCTGCAAAAGCTGATTAACCATGATCAATCATGA
- the lptF gene encoding LPS export ABC transporter permease LptF — protein sequence MVLIERYIMVEIRRLVMIIVGFLIFMFASYSAQRYLTEAANGTLALHIVFDVVCYKILIALEMLLPVGLYVSVAVALGQLYSDSEITAIHASGASPWRLYKAVLVLAIPLALFVTLLSLYGRPWAYGNIYQLERQSQSVLDVSHLQANKFNINGSGRMIMASRIDPTSNHLTDALIYSRSANNTSLYRAHSVEVIDPSPSSPSVILKTGTAYVLERKGTDDNMQNYNNFKISLKPFIESLEVKRKSASLGELSRSSDPADRAELQWRESRGVTTLLMVLLAIPFSRIKPRQGRYATLLPLTLLFTAIFYGGNICRTLVANGTLPTTPGVWLVPMLMLAGMLILIARDFSLLRKPFR from the coding sequence ATGGTGTTGATTGAGCGCTATATCATGGTTGAAATCCGCCGATTGGTGATGATCATCGTGGGTTTTCTGATTTTCATGTTTGCCAGTTATTCGGCCCAGCGCTATCTCACCGAGGCCGCCAACGGGACACTGGCGCTGCACATCGTATTCGACGTTGTCTGCTATAAAATATTGATTGCCCTGGAAATGCTGCTACCGGTAGGCCTGTATGTTTCCGTCGCCGTGGCGCTGGGGCAGCTCTACAGCGATTCCGAAATCACCGCCATTCACGCCTCAGGCGCCAGCCCATGGCGGCTGTACAAAGCGGTGTTGGTGCTCGCCATTCCGCTGGCCCTGTTTGTCACCCTTTTGTCCCTGTATGGCAGACCTTGGGCGTACGGCAACATTTATCAGTTGGAACGCCAGTCGCAATCGGTGCTGGATGTCAGCCATCTGCAGGCAAACAAGTTTAACATTAACGGCAGCGGCCGAATGATCATGGCCTCGCGCATTGACCCGACCTCAAACCACCTGACGGATGCACTGATTTATTCACGCTCGGCCAATAATACCAGCCTCTATCGGGCTCATTCCGTCGAGGTCATAGATCCTTCGCCCTCAAGCCCCTCCGTGATACTGAAAACGGGCACGGCCTACGTGCTGGAGCGCAAAGGGACCGATGACAACATGCAGAATTACAATAACTTCAAGATATCACTGAAGCCCTTTATCGAAAGCCTGGAAGTGAAGCGCAAATCAGCTTCCCTGGGGGAATTGTCACGCTCATCGGATCCCGCAGACCGGGCGGAATTGCAATGGCGAGAAAGCCGCGGCGTCACGACCCTGCTGATGGTGCTATTGGCGATCCCCTTTAGCCGCATCAAACCTCGTCAGGGACGTTATGCCACCTTGCTGCCCCTGACCCTGCTGTTTACCGCCATTTTTTATGGCGGAAATATCTGTCGGACATTGGTCGCTAACGGAACCCTCCCAACCACGCCGGGCGTCTGGCTGGTGCCGATGCTGATGCTGGCCGGGATGCTAATCCTGATCGCCCGCGATTTTTCCCTGCTGCGGAAGCCCTTCCGATGA
- the lptG gene encoding LPS export ABC transporter permease LptG, whose product MNIFSRYLIRNLFIGFAAAAGLLIPLFTTFNLINELEDVTPNGYHWNQALLVVLMTLPRSLVDLGPFIALLGGIIGLGQMSKSLELTAIRTAGFSIFRIAMVTLYAGLFINLSLGALDEWVASPLQQRALQLKDGALAKTGNATDAGNALWARKGNEFVTVKSLDEHSQPVGIEIFRYQDDLSLESYVYAETATTADNGLWTLHKVMQKKWDNKKESVQTQDTLLWQSLFAGMNLKGLTLPADSFSIKQLKQYITYLQSSQQPSTEYRIALWQKLGRPLLVLAMILLAIPFTFSIPRAPGLGSRLAVGVIVGLLTYIIYQIILNLGLLFSLNVPLTTLVPPLLLLLVALALVYRFDKQH is encoded by the coding sequence ATGAACATTTTCAGCCGTTATTTGATCCGTAATCTGTTTATCGGGTTTGCCGCCGCGGCCGGATTGTTAATCCCCTTGTTTACCACCTTTAATCTGATCAACGAGCTCGAGGACGTCACCCCTAACGGCTACCATTGGAACCAGGCATTACTGGTAGTGTTAATGACATTACCCCGAAGCCTGGTGGATCTCGGCCCCTTTATCGCGCTGCTTGGCGGCATCATCGGGCTTGGCCAGATGTCTAAAAGCCTTGAATTAACGGCAATCCGCACCGCCGGTTTTTCAATTTTCCGCATTGCTATGGTCACACTCTACGCCGGCCTGTTTATCAACCTGTCGTTAGGCGCACTCGATGAGTGGGTAGCTTCCCCTCTGCAGCAACGCGCATTGCAGCTTAAAGACGGCGCCCTGGCAAAAACCGGTAATGCCACGGATGCGGGGAACGCCCTGTGGGCGCGAAAGGGCAATGAATTTGTTACCGTGAAATCTCTGGACGAGCATAGCCAACCCGTCGGAATTGAGATTTTCCGCTACCAAGACGACCTGTCGCTGGAGTCCTATGTGTATGCGGAGACGGCCACCACGGCCGATAACGGACTGTGGACGCTACATAAAGTTATGCAAAAAAAATGGGACAACAAAAAAGAGAGCGTACAAACCCAGGATACTTTGCTCTGGCAATCCCTTTTTGCCGGAATGAACCTGAAAGGGCTGACCTTGCCTGCCGACAGCTTCTCCATCAAACAGTTGAAGCAGTACATCACCTACCTGCAAAGTTCGCAGCAACCCAGCACCGAGTATCGGATCGCGTTATGGCAAAAATTGGGCCGCCCCCTGTTGGTGCTGGCGATGATTTTATTGGCCATCCCCTTCACCTTCAGTATTCCTCGCGCCCCCGGGCTAGGCAGCCGTTTAGCCGTAGGGGTGATCGTGGGGTTGCTCACCTACATTATCTACCAGATTATCCTCAACCTCGGGCTGCTGTTTTCGCTTAATGTCCCACTCACGACGCTGGTCCCACCGCTGTTGCTGTTACTAGTCGCTTTAGCCTTGGTTTACCGCTTCGATAAACAACACTAG
- a CDS encoding VasL domain-containing protein yields MTSSMWPDRPEVAEMNKQWQQRVAAYGLSDRSLTGWHDGMQQLQGLADRLNSLDGQKGKYITVSELKSSVYEMMNNFRNTVPLEEQLRVLQTQQGNAALATQQQIQRHFSGLQLRYSSLEQP; encoded by the coding sequence ATGACATCGTCGATGTGGCCCGATCGCCCTGAAGTGGCAGAAATGAATAAGCAGTGGCAACAACGAGTTGCAGCGTACGGACTCTCTGATCGTTCTCTGACAGGCTGGCATGATGGCATGCAACAGCTTCAAGGACTGGCCGACCGGCTGAACTCACTCGATGGTCAAAAAGGTAAATACATTACCGTCAGCGAGCTGAAATCGAGCGTGTACGAAATGATGAACAACTTCCGTAATACCGTGCCGCTCGAGGAGCAACTGCGCGTTCTGCAAACTCAACAAGGCAACGCAGCACTGGCCACACAGCAACAGATCCAACGGCACTTCAGCGGCCTTCAGCTTAGATATTCATCGTTAGAGCAACCTTAA
- a CDS encoding MFS transporter, with translation MTSEQTNRSQVSILAALTIALFFILLNSGSPTPLYPLYQETFALSNIDLTFIFSSYGFGVLLALFLSRRLTITDKNARLLVVVSLMVVVVPTLCFSFARSLQALCLFRFISGLGAGTATAIINILLINFSRGDSAKRAALLGSLALVTGLALGPVISSIYAQLAFYPLTSPAVTIAALVFLSAIAIVLLWPQKGLPALGVADTKTPEKSAGFSQPLFYLLALCVFISWSYAALILSLGPTAAIQVFGLQSPAGFGYIATGYLLVAGVVQFTIPRFLKPEFSLVLGLIAQVFSMVMMTMALESGSVASAAVSLALSGFSYGAVFVGGAILVNKLSLVAPGGNAVSKFYFIVYLFNIMPPAAGWLADKIGVVSALFAAIVLFMAIYIAFAVLALWALLLRKA, from the coding sequence ATGACTTCTGAGCAGACAAACCGCAGCCAGGTGAGCATATTAGCGGCGTTGACGATCGCTTTATTTTTTATCTTGTTGAACAGCGGCTCTCCCACGCCGTTATATCCCTTATATCAAGAAACCTTTGCCCTGAGTAATATCGACCTGACCTTCATTTTCTCTTCCTATGGGTTTGGCGTATTGCTGGCCTTGTTTTTATCACGCAGGCTCACCATCACCGATAAAAATGCCCGGTTGCTGGTGGTGGTTTCGCTGATGGTGGTGGTGGTGCCAACGCTGTGCTTTTCCTTTGCTCGTTCTTTGCAGGCGCTGTGCCTGTTCAGATTTATTTCCGGCTTGGGGGCCGGTACGGCCACGGCCATCATCAACATCTTGTTGATCAACTTCAGTCGCGGCGATAGCGCCAAACGCGCCGCTCTGCTGGGCAGTTTGGCTTTGGTGACCGGCCTGGCGCTGGGGCCGGTTATCAGCAGCATTTACGCTCAGCTGGCTTTTTACCCGCTCACTTCGCCGGCGGTGACTATCGCCGCGTTAGTTTTCCTTTCCGCGATCGCCATCGTTCTGCTTTGGCCGCAGAAGGGATTGCCAGCCCTCGGCGTTGCGGACACGAAAACGCCTGAAAAGAGCGCCGGTTTTAGCCAACCACTGTTCTATCTGCTTGCGCTGTGCGTGTTTATCTCCTGGTCATACGCTGCACTGATCCTGTCGTTGGGGCCGACGGCCGCGATCCAGGTCTTCGGGCTCCAGTCACCCGCGGGCTTTGGCTATATCGCCACCGGTTATTTGCTGGTGGCCGGCGTGGTGCAGTTCACGATCCCGCGTTTTCTGAAGCCTGAGTTTTCATTGGTGCTAGGGCTGATTGCGCAGGTTTTCTCCATGGTCATGATGACCATGGCGCTCGAGAGCGGTTCTGTGGCCAGCGCGGCGGTGAGTCTGGCGCTGTCCGGCTTCTCGTACGGCGCGGTTTTTGTGGGCGGCGCTATCCTGGTCAATAAGCTCTCGCTTGTGGCGCCTGGGGGGAACGCGGTGTCGAAGTTTTACTTTATCGTCTATTTGTTCAATATCATGCCGCCGGCCGCAGGTTGGCTGGCGGATAAAATAGGGGTAGTGAGCGCCTTGTTTGCCGCCATTGTCCTTTTTATGGCTATATACATCGCCTTTGCCGTGCTGGCGCTGTGGGCGCTGTTGCTGAGAAAGGCGTGA
- a CDS encoding AraC family transcriptional regulator — protein MDPLSDIVSRLKISSQKIVTFDMTTNTKALFPGYSGMKIYIAKSGSFFIKMADDATAYPVAQGDVLILSSGREFSIFDNPNAPAIDIRKIHVMKDRSSCFTNGGCDFSFVGCRFVFQINDTFRFITSLPEPIVINTQREENEGIKDFLSRLSSEIEKPGPGSELITEHLLQIILTQALRVLLSSGALGRGEGWFYAMADKNIGLALTSIHDQPGRKWRLDELASVAGMSRTAFTTRFRKLAGYSVNEYIRIWRFSLAIERMVANKEKISQIAFDLGYESESAFSTAFKKSMGASPRTYIGSHTP, from the coding sequence ATGGATCCATTATCCGATATTGTTTCCAGGTTAAAAATCAGCAGCCAAAAAATTGTCACGTTTGACATGACTACCAATACCAAAGCGCTGTTTCCAGGCTATTCCGGAATGAAGATCTATATCGCCAAGAGTGGATCTTTTTTCATTAAAATGGCAGACGATGCAACCGCTTATCCGGTTGCGCAAGGTGATGTGCTAATCTTATCCAGCGGACGTGAATTCAGCATTTTTGATAACCCTAACGCGCCGGCCATCGATATAAGAAAAATTCACGTGATGAAAGACAGATCGTCCTGCTTTACCAACGGCGGATGTGATTTCTCATTTGTAGGCTGTCGATTTGTATTTCAAATCAATGATACATTCCGTTTTATCACCAGCCTTCCCGAACCCATTGTGATCAATACGCAACGAGAAGAAAACGAAGGCATTAAGGATTTTTTGAGCCGGCTCTCATCGGAGATTGAAAAACCGGGCCCGGGCAGTGAACTTATCACTGAGCATCTTCTGCAGATCATTTTGACGCAGGCGCTGAGAGTACTGCTGTCTTCCGGCGCGCTTGGCCGTGGCGAAGGCTGGTTTTACGCGATGGCGGACAAAAATATCGGCCTGGCGCTGACCAGCATACATGATCAGCCGGGAAGGAAATGGCGTCTGGACGAGCTAGCCAGCGTTGCCGGCATGTCGCGCACCGCCTTCACCACCCGGTTCAGAAAGCTGGCTGGCTACAGCGTTAACGAATACATTCGCATCTGGCGTTTTAGCCTGGCCATCGAGCGGATGGTCGCCAATAAAGAAAAAATATCCCAGATCGCTTTTGACCTGGGATATGAATCGGAAAGCGCCTTCAGCACCGCGTTCAAGAAAAGCATGGGCGCGTCGCCAAGGACTTATATCGGCAGCCATACCCCCTGA
- a CDS encoding aldehyde dehydrogenase family protein, translating to MTLDKAYGPLINGVFELDGTDIHPVISPSTGERLADLRYCNERDVERAVLAAEAAFPAWKALGQQVRARLVAQLADVLESDQERMTQIDAQDVGRCISEVRRDYQTAVRHYRYFAAVVMGHEDSGRSIADGYSLAKREPLGVCGQIIPWNAPAIMAAFKLAPALVTGNTVVLKADENASLSTLELGKMIANIFPAGVVNIITGLGSVAGAALTGNRKVRKLSFTGSTAVGKLVAKAAAERLVPVTLELGGKSPNIVFPDIEDMDAVVDNVTFAAIHNNGQSCLAGTRLFVHADIYERFSAKLVTAFERVCVGSPLAEQSRVSCLVSEKQGERVLAYIRTGFEEGATLLTGGKRRVVAGCEHGYFIEPTIFAAENGMRVCQEEIFGPVLTLIKWSEYDEMIAEANDSEYGLASGIYTRSLKNALATADRLEAGSVWINSYSNITDGTAFGGYKNSGIGREFCKETLNAYTQIKTITLQTDLPAVWFAE from the coding sequence ATGACATTAGATAAAGCCTATGGGCCACTGATTAACGGCGTATTCGAGCTGGATGGCACGGATATTCATCCCGTTATTTCTCCCTCTACCGGGGAGCGCCTGGCGGATTTGCGCTACTGTAACGAACGGGACGTCGAGCGTGCCGTGTTGGCTGCGGAAGCGGCTTTCCCCGCCTGGAAGGCATTAGGGCAGCAGGTCCGCGCCCGCCTGGTGGCGCAGCTAGCGGATGTGCTGGAAAGCGATCAGGAAAGAATGACGCAAATCGACGCGCAGGATGTAGGCCGCTGTATCAGCGAAGTGCGCCGCGATTATCAAACGGCGGTCAGACACTATCGCTATTTCGCCGCGGTTGTCATGGGGCACGAAGACAGCGGCAGAAGCATCGCGGACGGCTACAGCCTGGCGAAACGCGAGCCGCTTGGCGTCTGCGGGCAGATTATCCCCTGGAATGCGCCGGCGATTATGGCGGCTTTCAAGCTGGCGCCGGCACTGGTGACTGGCAACACTGTGGTGCTGAAGGCCGATGAAAACGCCTCGCTCTCCACGCTGGAGCTGGGCAAGATGATCGCCAACATTTTCCCTGCCGGCGTCGTCAATATCATTACCGGGCTGGGGAGCGTGGCGGGGGCGGCGCTGACCGGCAACCGGAAGGTGCGCAAGCTTTCGTTTACCGGCAGCACGGCGGTGGGCAAGCTGGTAGCCAAGGCCGCCGCGGAGCGGCTGGTGCCCGTCACGCTGGAGCTGGGCGGGAAGAGCCCCAATATTGTGTTCCCGGACATCGAAGACATGGATGCGGTGGTGGACAACGTGACCTTTGCCGCCATCCACAATAACGGCCAGTCCTGTCTGGCGGGCACCCGGCTGTTCGTCCACGCGGATATTTACGAGCGTTTCAGCGCCAAACTGGTGACGGCTTTCGAACGGGTGTGCGTCGGTTCACCGCTGGCCGAGCAATCCCGGGTAAGCTGCCTGGTTTCTGAGAAACAGGGCGAGCGGGTGCTGGCTTATATTCGGACCGGATTCGAGGAGGGCGCCACCCTGCTGACCGGCGGCAAACGCCGCGTCGTCGCCGGCTGCGAGCACGGCTACTTCATTGAGCCGACGATTTTTGCTGCGGAAAATGGAATGCGCGTTTGCCAGGAAGAAATTTTCGGGCCGGTGCTGACGCTGATCAAATGGTCAGAGTATGACGAGATGATCGCCGAGGCTAACGACAGCGAATATGGGCTGGCGTCGGGGATCTACACCCGCAGTCTGAAAAATGCCCTAGCGACCGCAGACCGGCTGGAAGCCGGGTCCGTTTGGATCAACAGCTACTCGAACATTACCGATGGCACCGCGTTCGGTGGTTACAAGAACAGTGGCATCGGCCGCGAGTTCTGCAAGGAAACGCTCAATGCCTACACGCAAATAAAAACCATCACACTGCAGACTGATCTGCCTGCGGTCTGGTTTGCAGAATAA
- a CDS encoding SDR family NAD(P)-dependent oxidoreductase yields the protein MKRFENKVALVTGSSKGIGAAIAKRLAAEGAVVFINYSRGREDANRLVKEINEQGGVAFPLQANVGIEAEVKGLMQNIVEQYGRLDVLVNNAGVYATNSLEAFSDAEYERHFNLNVKGLIYCCKAAVAAMPESGGSIVNISSSVTSFTPANSLVYTASKAAVDSITKTLANELGGRKIRVNAVNPGLVITEGVHDSGFFDADFKTHIESITPLGRIGTPEDIAPAVAYLASDEAGWVTGESLIVGGGLH from the coding sequence ATGAAACGCTTTGAAAATAAAGTTGCCCTGGTGACGGGCAGTTCAAAGGGAATTGGCGCAGCCATTGCTAAACGCCTAGCGGCGGAAGGCGCCGTGGTTTTCATTAACTATTCCCGCGGGCGTGAAGATGCCAACCGGTTGGTTAAAGAAATCAATGAGCAGGGCGGCGTCGCTTTTCCACTGCAGGCCAATGTCGGCATTGAGGCCGAAGTCAAAGGCCTGATGCAAAACATTGTAGAGCAGTATGGTCGACTAGACGTGCTGGTCAATAACGCCGGTGTTTATGCCACCAATAGCCTGGAAGCATTTAGCGATGCGGAATATGAAAGGCACTTCAACTTAAATGTCAAAGGGCTGATTTATTGCTGCAAGGCGGCGGTCGCCGCCATGCCTGAATCGGGCGGCAGCATCGTCAATATCAGCTCCAGCGTGACCTCGTTTACACCAGCCAATTCGCTGGTTTATACCGCTTCTAAAGCCGCGGTGGATTCGATCACCAAGACGCTGGCCAACGAGCTTGGCGGGCGCAAGATCCGGGTGAATGCGGTCAATCCTGGCTTGGTCATCACGGAAGGCGTGCATGACAGCGGCTTTTTCGACGCCGATTTTAAAACGCACATTGAATCCATCACCCCGTTGGGACGCATCGGCACACCAGAAGATATCGCCCCAGCCGTGGCCTATCTCGCCTCGGACGAGGCGGGTTGGGTCACCGGCGAGAGCCTGATCGTCGGCGGCGGTTTACATTAA
- a CDS encoding LysE family translocator, with the protein MFIDITTLGLFALSAAALTLIPGADMLCALSNAISQGTKAGLITLLGSVTGVTCHIGLSIAGVTALIASSPVLYKFFVVGGAFYIMWVGLSIFNNKNAISLQNNSERKSPHKLYSQGLLTNLLNPKAIIFSLAFIPQFIRVEAGMPGTQMLILGFELIFIMLLIEIPLVFLAGNIAMKIKNHPSIAIYINKFFGTVILMLAISILASHLF; encoded by the coding sequence ATGTTCATCGATATTACCACGCTGGGTTTATTTGCTCTTTCGGCCGCTGCGTTAACGCTTATTCCTGGTGCCGACATGCTTTGCGCACTGTCTAATGCCATAAGCCAGGGCACGAAAGCGGGGCTGATTACCTTATTGGGCTCCGTCACTGGAGTGACGTGTCACATCGGTCTTTCGATTGCCGGCGTTACGGCACTGATCGCCTCTTCACCTGTGTTATATAAGTTTTTTGTCGTTGGCGGCGCGTTCTATATCATGTGGGTAGGCTTGAGCATTTTTAACAACAAAAACGCGATCAGCCTTCAAAACAACAGCGAGCGGAAAAGCCCTCATAAACTTTATTCGCAAGGATTACTGACCAATTTGCTGAACCCTAAGGCCATCATCTTTTCATTGGCGTTTATACCGCAGTTTATTCGGGTTGAGGCGGGCATGCCTGGTACGCAGATGCTGATATTGGGTTTTGAGCTAATCTTCATTATGTTATTGATTGAAATTCCCTTGGTGTTTCTGGCCGGTAACATTGCAATGAAAATAAAAAATCACCCTAGCATAGCTATCTATATTAATAAATTTTTTGGCACCGTTATTCTGATGTTGGCCATTTCCATTCTGGCTTCGCATTTATTCTAG
- a CDS encoding AraC family transcriptional regulator, translating to MMGNSAFMHRFDALGGLELLVADFSDHRFDVHWHDTWSIGVVLRGANNNSAKGDADGIVCRGQVSIIAPGQMHAGTALGNEGCHYFMFYPSHQMLLGAAESMAMHLPAIKGKHIEHRSFAKKLCETAMVLTDAQSSHFDREVVWSHCVADLLQVFSPWQSFTMASDISPSLSRAKEYLHDHHAQEVRLDILAQAVGMSKFHLCRQFSAKFGLSPNRYQRQLRLQQAKVLLSRGGNIAEIASACGFADQSHMGRVFKSTYGVTPRSYRDRCT from the coding sequence ATGATGGGCAATTCGGCATTTATGCATCGTTTTGACGCATTGGGCGGGCTTGAACTGCTCGTCGCGGATTTTTCAGACCATCGGTTTGACGTGCATTGGCATGATACCTGGTCGATTGGCGTTGTCCTGCGCGGCGCCAATAACAACAGCGCCAAAGGCGATGCCGACGGTATCGTTTGCCGTGGGCAAGTCAGCATCATCGCGCCAGGGCAGATGCATGCCGGCACCGCTTTGGGTAATGAAGGCTGTCACTATTTTATGTTTTATCCCAGTCACCAGATGCTGCTTGGCGCAGCGGAAAGCATGGCAATGCATTTACCCGCGATCAAGGGGAAGCATATCGAACATAGGTCTTTCGCTAAGAAATTGTGTGAAACCGCTATGGTATTGACCGATGCACAATCCAGTCACTTTGACCGTGAAGTGGTATGGAGCCACTGTGTGGCGGATCTGCTTCAGGTGTTTTCCCCGTGGCAGTCTTTTACGATGGCCAGCGACATCTCGCCAAGCTTGAGCAGAGCAAAAGAATATCTGCACGATCATCATGCCCAGGAGGTGCGTCTGGATATACTGGCGCAGGCTGTCGGCATGTCGAAGTTCCACCTATGTCGCCAGTTTTCCGCGAAATTCGGTTTATCGCCGAACCGCTATCAACGGCAGCTCAGATTGCAACAGGCTAAGGTCTTGCTTTCCCGAGGCGGCAACATTGCGGAAATCGCCAGCGCCTGCGGATTTGCCGATCAATCGCATATGGGCAGGGTATTTAAGTCGACTTACGGAGTCACTCCGCGCAGCTATCGCGACCGGTGTACTTGA
- a CDS encoding helix-turn-helix domain-containing protein codes for MANKANMSRSAFAHRFKDVVGLSPMEYLTRWRILQACDTLKNGELSISTIAFELGFQSESAFSTTFKRIMTLSPRHYQRLPATGMSILPPISLTASPDMHQ; via the coding sequence ATGGCGAATAAGGCCAATATGTCCCGCTCTGCGTTTGCCCACCGCTTCAAAGATGTGGTCGGATTATCGCCTATGGAATACCTCACCCGTTGGCGGATATTGCAGGCCTGCGATACGTTAAAAAATGGTGAATTATCAATATCTACGATTGCATTTGAGCTGGGGTTTCAGTCTGAAAGCGCCTTCAGCACCACCTTTAAACGGATAATGACGCTATCCCCTCGCCATTATCAGCGGCTGCCCGCCACCGGAATGAGCATTCTGCCGCCTATCTCATTGACGGCCTCTCCTGACATGCATCAGTAA